One window of Mycoplasma cottewii genomic DNA carries:
- a CDS encoding DNA-methyltransferase: MKITSKKNIKTNIVYYHSSKKMKELTDESVDLIITSPPYFNIKDYSKDGYQKDNHSEKIKGNVGDIKEFNKYISNLLDVWKECYRVLKPNGKLCINVPLMPMLKREYNSHYNRHIYDLQSEIQHSILYKTNFFLLDIFIWNRTNSTKRLMFGSYPYPKNFYAQNTVEFITIFVKDGKPNSDIDEERKKDSRLTQDEWLEYTKQIWNIPIPNKKDIAFGKHSAIMPEEIVNRLVRLYSFVGDVVLDPFTGSGTTLKKAYELDRKYIGYEIYPHYKEIIDNKIKSVDAMKELKNEIK; encoded by the coding sequence ATGAAAATAACAAGTAAAAAAAATATAAAAACCAATATTGTATATTATCACAGCTCAAAAAAAATGAAAGAATTAACTGATGAGTCTGTAGATCTAATAATAACAAGTCCTCCATATTTTAATATAAAAGATTACTCTAAAGATGGTTACCAAAAAGATAATCATAGTGAAAAAATAAAAGGTAATGTTGGAGATATAAAAGAATTTAACAAATACATTTCAAATTTATTAGATGTTTGAAAAGAATGTTACAGAGTATTAAAACCTAATGGAAAATTATGTATAAATGTACCTCTTATGCCTATGTTAAAAAGAGAATATAATAGCCATTACAACAGACATATATATGATTTACAAAGTGAAATACAACACAGCATTCTTTATAAAACAAATTTTTTCTTATTAGATATTTTTATTTGAAATAGAACAAATTCCACAAAAAGATTGATGTTTGGTAGTTATCCCTATCCTAAGAACTTTTATGCACAAAATACTGTAGAATTTATAACTATTTTTGTTAAAGATGGAAAACCAAATAGTGATATAGATGAAGAGAGAAAAAAAGATAGCAGGTTAACCCAAGACGAATGGTTAGAGTATACAAAACAGATATGAAATATTCCAATACCAAATAAAAAAGATATAGCATTTGGAAAACATTCAGCTATAATGCCAGAAGAAATAGTAAATAGACTAGTTCGTTTATATTCATTCGTGGGAGATGTTGTTCTTGATCCATTTACCGGAAGCGGAACAACACTTAAAAAAGCATATGAATTGGATAGAAAATATATAGGATACGAGATATACCCACATTACAAAGAAATAATAGATAATAA
- a CDS encoding DUF4297 domain-containing protein, with protein MIDKYSGAISYNRYSLQTSQTLILIIDKFNETEDFLILLEHYDDIAIFPNSNKIDLNAEMYQVKTGEKEISINQLLKGKKEKESIIEKLHNHNKANYEFNVSSICLIVNFPIKDIISKAGKIDFSEITTEIQNQIINALKKKNIENIELTNFSIIKTDLTNDSHLNIAENKFIDFLCKVNPSIGIGSAKNTFKSIMDILSLKQSKEQDKYRNNNLEVITKEKGVTRKEFSNIISYANYCDPITFEYLESIVENHFPDWSINKIAVAFSMIHDSIKKMDKDYFEIFRSAIDIKENNKYEMDNFKDSTLQFISDIKCENSWNRYVVLDNYFVEVIAITILCKKGV; from the coding sequence TTGATAGATAAATATTCTGGTGCAATATCTTACAATAGATATTCATTACAAACAAGTCAAACACTTATACTTATAATAGATAAATTTAACGAAACTGAAGATTTTCTAATATTACTAGAACACTATGATGATATCGCTATATTTCCAAATTCAAATAAAATAGATTTAAATGCTGAAATGTATCAAGTAAAAACAGGAGAAAAAGAAATAAGCATTAATCAGTTGTTGAAAGGAAAAAAAGAAAAGGAATCAATAATTGAAAAACTTCATAATCATAATAAAGCAAATTATGAGTTTAATGTATCATCTATTTGTCTTATTGTTAATTTTCCAATTAAGGATATAATTAGTAAAGCTGGAAAAATAGATTTTTCTGAAATAACAACAGAAATACAAAATCAAATTATTAATGCATTAAAAAAGAAAAATATAGAAAATATAGAACTTACTAATTTTTCAATAATTAAAACAGATCTAACCAACGATTCTCATCTAAATATTGCAGAAAATAAATTTATCGATTTCTTATGTAAAGTAAATCCTAGTATAGGAATTGGATCAGCAAAAAACACATTCAAATCTATAATGGATATACTCTCATTAAAACAATCAAAAGAACAAGATAAGTATAGAAACAACAATCTAGAAGTTATAACAAAAGAAAAAGGTGTTACCCGAAAGGAATTTTCTAATATAATATCCTATGCAAACTATTGTGATCCAATTACATTTGAATATTTGGAAAGTATTGTAGAAAACCATTTTCCAGATTGAAGTATTAATAAAATAGCAGTAGCCTTTTCAATGATTCATGATTCAATTAAAAAAATGGACAAAGACTATTTTGAAATTTTTAGATCAGCGATTGATATTAAAGAAAATAATAAGTATGAAATGGACAATTTTAAAGATTCAACATTACAGTTTATAAGTGATATAAAATGTGAGAATTCATGAAATCGATATGTCGTTCTTGATAATTATTTTGTTGAAGTTATTGCAATAACAATCTTGTGTAAGAAGGGGGTTTAA
- a CDS encoding IS1634 family transposase has product MIKRDEIKFKDGTVKTYFRVVRGYRDKDGKVKQEIVKSFGYLEDQLDQDKFIKEVEEFNKNALKGPRITFSEIKDKSFLDDPSSSSYNFGYKYLEAVYQFLELDDFFASLNYKTTYSINEIFKFLVLQRIMSPASKRSTYKKIESFYNKELNFSIYAVYRCLDYIDKHSDELQKHLNKVISSKIGRNAVETFFDSTNFYFEKDFEDADVYEEVFPLETNKKIINDQQMISIKDGNTEKQYKKITGLLKRGVSKEHVVDPIVQLGLMMDSNGIPISYKIFPGNTSDSKTLLPILNEVKSSYNLERTVIVADKGINCQENIKSIVKNGDGYLFSQILKGKKGKKYQEKMFDESLYKTVSSDYKYQEFIEPFTYFDENNKKVTVKQKVLIWWDGKRARRDIRKINEKVLKAQNAIKYGVANLTHSYTKYIATQNYSSITGEIADKKQLVIDVEKIEKDLKFAGYSCIVTSELEYDHKKIRDLYHGLSKIEDAFRITKNDLATRPMFVRTKEHINAHILICYVSLVILRIIFHKLNGKLSVERIIEALNMCSCSNISGGIVYVYKNDEKQGFEIKQDQNGKDYSTTKIINDSSQTVEDFKLLSQLFEKTNTIKSLMTDVEFDKILNSIRFK; this is encoded by the coding sequence ATGATAAAACGAGATGAGATAAAATTTAAAGACGGAACCGTTAAGACATATTTTAGAGTTGTTAGAGGATATCGAGACAAAGACGGAAAAGTTAAACAAGAAATCGTTAAAAGTTTTGGATATCTAGAAGATCAACTAGATCAAGATAAATTCATAAAAGAGGTTGAAGAGTTTAACAAAAACGCACTTAAAGGACCTAGAATAACTTTTAGTGAAATTAAAGATAAATCATTTTTAGATGATCCAAGTTCAAGTTCATATAATTTTGGTTACAAATATTTAGAAGCAGTATATCAATTCTTGGAATTAGATGATTTTTTTGCTAGCTTAAACTACAAAACAACATATTCTATAAATGAAATTTTCAAGTTTTTAGTTCTGCAAAGAATAATGTCACCAGCGTCTAAGAGATCTACATATAAAAAGATAGAATCCTTTTATAATAAAGAACTTAATTTTTCTATTTATGCTGTTTACAGGTGCTTAGATTACATTGATAAGCACTCAGATGAACTTCAAAAACATTTAAATAAGGTTATTTCATCAAAAATAGGAAGAAATGCAGTTGAAACATTCTTTGATTCAACAAATTTTTATTTTGAAAAAGACTTTGAAGATGCAGATGTTTATGAAGAAGTTTTTCCACTTGAAACTAATAAAAAAATCATAAATGATCAACAAATGATTTCAATTAAAGACGGTAATACAGAAAAACAATACAAAAAAATTACAGGTTTATTAAAACGTGGAGTTAGTAAAGAACATGTTGTTGATCCAATTGTTCAGTTGGGACTTATGATGGATTCGAATGGAATTCCAATAAGCTATAAGATTTTTCCAGGAAATACTTCAGATTCAAAAACTCTTTTACCTATTTTAAATGAAGTAAAAAGTAGCTATAACTTAGAACGAACTGTAATAGTTGCCGATAAAGGAATAAACTGTCAAGAAAACATAAAATCTATCGTTAAAAATGGTGATGGTTACTTATTTTCACAAATTCTAAAAGGTAAAAAAGGTAAAAAATACCAAGAAAAAATGTTTGATGAATCATTGTATAAAACAGTTTCTTCAGACTACAAATACCAAGAATTTATCGAACCATTTACTTATTTTGATGAAAATAACAAAAAAGTTACAGTTAAACAAAAAGTTTTAATTTGATGAGATGGAAAAAGAGCAAGAAGAGATATTAGAAAAATTAACGAAAAAGTGCTAAAAGCACAAAATGCAATTAAATATGGGGTTGCTAATCTTACACATAGCTACACAAAATATATAGCAACACAAAATTATTCATCAATAACAGGTGAAATAGCTGATAAAAAACAACTTGTAATTGATGTAGAAAAAATAGAAAAAGATCTAAAATTTGCAGGTTATTCTTGTATTGTGACTTCAGAACTTGAATATGATCACAAAAAAATCCGTGATTTATACCACGGATTATCAAAAATAGAAGATGCTTTTAGAATAACAAAAAACGATCTAGCAACAAGACCGATGTTTGTTAGAACCAAAGAACACATAAATGCTCACATTTTAATATGTTATGTTTCACTGGTTATACTTAGAATAATTTTTCATAAATTAAACGGAAAACTTAGTGTAGAAAGAATTATTGAAGCACTTAATATGTGCTCTTGCAGTAACATAAGTGGTGGAATTGTTTATGTTTACAAAAACGATGAAAAACAAGGTTTTGAAATAAAACAAGATCAAAATGGAAAGGATTATTCAACTACAAAAATAATTAATGATAGTTCACAAACTGTTGAAGATTTTAAACTTTTATCGCAACTATTTGAAAAAACAAACACGATAAAATCGCTAATGACAGATGTTGAATTTGATAAAATTTTGAATTCTATAAGATTTAAATAG
- the greA gene encoding transcription elongation factor GreA, which translates to MSQEIILTQEGLEELKVELKHLLEVVRPKVIEELVEARNQGDLSENADYDAARNRQAEVEARIKEVESLINRAKVIEDSSDSSNEEVKIGSTVEFVSNLDKKVREIKIVGAIEADPFSNLISNESPIAKAMLGKKAGVTVEIKDIAKPYKITIKKIK; encoded by the coding sequence ATGTCACAAGAAATCATTTTAACTCAAGAAGGATTAGAAGAATTAAAAGTTGAACTTAAACACTTATTAGAAGTTGTAAGACCTAAAGTTATTGAAGAATTAGTTGAAGCACGTAACCAAGGAGATTTAAGTGAAAACGCTGATTATGATGCTGCTAGAAATAGACAAGCTGAAGTTGAAGCAAGAATTAAAGAAGTTGAATCATTAATTAATAGAGCTAAAGTTATTGAAGATTCAAGCGATTCAAGTAATGAAGAAGTTAAAATTGGTTCAACAGTAGAATTTGTTTCTAACTTAGATAAAAAAGTAAGAGAAATCAAAATTGTTGGAGCTATTGAAGCAGATCCTTTTTCAAATTTAATTTCAAATGAATCACCAATTGCAAAAGCTATGTTAGGTAAAAAAGCTGGAGTAACTGTTGAAATTAAAGACATTGCAAAACCATATAAAATTACAATTAAAAAAATTAAATAA
- a CDS encoding dicarboxylate/amino acid:cation symporter, with product MILADKKPNVLLDKFLAISSWQALVSILVFSLISALLWFGFKKYKIKFIYRILIALALGLTFGILIQAINNFPKEGLSNVSWAVQLDIWVSLFKKIFINGILLLTAPVVFLAIFRVVSKPGKKNIARISIKATSLLLLNTAFAFIVTFWIGILLNVGKGVHLQPIGETANKKFETQALPTIIWNYFPANFVQPWLANAVVPLMVLGFLFGSSVKILSKKMPEEMEKIRKGADVAWKLVISVLMTFMKIMPLAVFSMITSSIISKPIGALGSIGKAIGVGYIGLTISLVWITLMLLAFKINVINWWKHSFKVLIQGFATQSSNATLPMLINTLKDDIKVDDSVVSTVAPLSTTLGLMGCAGVQSGVITSFLWTGAQHDNNLTSMGLVVFFILALFITLVASLGISGIPGTAGVVTAGVLAGLGFGAYFQGVYSIIGALDGIFDMGRTAVNVTSGTAISTIVGKTEHLIEDSTTVISESEKQRMEISLDKKLKKQQEKELKINKQEQVVNNNKN from the coding sequence ATGATATTAGCTGATAAAAAACCTAATGTTTTACTTGATAAATTTTTAGCAATCAGTAGTTGACAAGCACTTGTTTCAATACTTGTTTTTTCACTTATTAGTGCTTTGTTATGATTTGGATTTAAAAAATATAAAATAAAGTTTATTTATAGAATTTTAATAGCATTAGCTTTAGGATTAACTTTTGGTATTCTAATTCAAGCAATAAATAATTTTCCAAAAGAAGGATTAAGTAATGTATCATGAGCAGTTCAATTAGATATATGAGTTTCATTATTTAAAAAGATCTTTATTAATGGAATTTTATTATTAACTGCTCCAGTTGTATTTTTAGCTATTTTTAGAGTAGTTTCAAAACCAGGAAAGAAAAATATTGCTAGAATTTCAATTAAAGCAACATCGCTATTGCTTTTAAATACTGCTTTTGCATTTATTGTTACATTTTGAATAGGTATTTTATTAAATGTAGGAAAAGGTGTTCATCTACAACCTATTGGAGAAACTGCTAATAAGAAGTTTGAAACTCAAGCTTTACCAACTATTATATGAAATTATTTCCCAGCTAATTTTGTTCAACCATGATTAGCAAATGCTGTTGTTCCTTTAATGGTATTAGGATTTTTATTTGGTAGTTCAGTTAAAATATTATCTAAAAAAATGCCTGAAGAAATGGAAAAAATTAGAAAAGGTGCCGATGTAGCTTGAAAATTAGTTATTTCTGTTTTAATGACGTTTATGAAAATAATGCCACTAGCTGTGTTTTCAATGATTACTAGTTCAATTATTTCTAAACCTATTGGTGCTTTAGGTTCAATTGGAAAAGCTATTGGAGTTGGTTATATTGGACTAACTATTTCACTAGTTTGAATTACTTTAATGTTACTTGCATTTAAAATCAATGTTATTAATTGATGAAAACACTCTTTTAAAGTTCTAATTCAAGGATTTGCAACTCAATCATCAAACGCGACATTACCAATGCTAATCAATACTTTAAAAGATGATATTAAAGTTGATGATAGTGTTGTTTCAACAGTTGCACCACTTTCAACTACATTAGGTTTAATGGGATGTGCCGGAGTTCAATCAGGGGTTATCACAAGCTTTTTATGAACTGGAGCTCAACATGACAATAATCTAACAAGTATGGGATTAGTAGTATTTTTCATTTTAGCTTTATTTATTACTTTAGTAGCTTCTCTGGGAATTAGTGGAATTCCTGGAACTGCTGGAGTAGTTACAGCTGGAGTATTAGCAGGATTAGGATTTGGTGCTTACTTTCAAGGAGTTTATTCAATCATTGGAGCTTTAGATGGTATTTTTGATATGGGTAGAACTGCAGTTAATGTAACTTCAGGAACTGCTATTAGTACAATTGTAGGTAAAACCGAACATTTAATAGAAGATAGTACAACTGTAATTTCAGAATCTGAAAAACAAAGAATGGAAATCTCTTTAGATAAAAAACTTAAAAAACAACAAGAAAAAGAATTAAAAATTAATAAACAAGAACAAGTTGTAAATAATAATAAAAATTAA
- a CDS encoding FAD-dependent oxidoreductase: protein MRVVIIGGAASGMTVASRIKKLSNQTEVIVIQKEDYVSLGACGLPYFVGNKDLQPNNLLARSVEQFSEQNIVIHTKSVVEKIDDQNKKIWYRKDDNLIELSYDKLVISTGAKPIVPPVKGIELDNIFTLTRLEDGIKLKEKLQNDSIKKVAVIGSGFIGLECLEMLAEFNKEITLIEKESQLNKRIFDKEITDLLEENLIKNNINIIKNNGLAYFEKSDSNNINIVLENNSKLEVDLVILAIGFRPATQFLNDSNIEMLKNGAIVVDNKGRTNLADIWSCGDCATSIHRITKQNTYTPLATVARKFAKVVADDILTIDNQYQGTLQTAIVKSFDSELASTGINESTAKELNYEYKTVFIKDYDHPSYYANPNPTPLALKLILNTKTNTLIGAQMYGSNLSVMRINFLISLIWNEIKIDNSLTQIDLPYAPPFSRVVDIIHIALEKLLK from the coding sequence ATGAGAGTAGTTATTATTGGTGGTGCTGCTAGTGGGATGACTGTTGCTAGTAGAATTAAAAAACTATCAAATCAAACTGAAGTTATAGTTATTCAAAAAGAAGATTATGTTTCACTTGGTGCATGTGGATTGCCTTATTTTGTAGGTAATAAAGATTTACAACCAAACAATTTACTTGCAAGAAGTGTTGAACAATTTAGTGAACAAAATATTGTAATTCATACTAAATCGGTAGTTGAAAAAATAGATGATCAAAATAAAAAGATTTGATATAGAAAAGATGATAATTTAATTGAGTTATCATATGATAAACTAGTTATTTCAACAGGAGCAAAACCTATTGTTCCTCCAGTTAAAGGAATTGAATTAGATAATATTTTCACTTTAACAAGATTAGAAGACGGTATTAAATTAAAAGAAAAATTACAAAATGATTCTATTAAAAAAGTAGCTGTTATTGGTTCTGGATTTATTGGTTTAGAATGCTTAGAAATGCTTGCTGAATTTAATAAAGAAATTACTTTAATAGAAAAAGAATCACAATTAAACAAAAGAATATTTGATAAAGAAATTACAGATTTATTAGAAGAAAATCTAATTAAAAATAATATTAATATTATTAAAAATAATGGTTTAGCTTATTTTGAAAAATCAGATTCAAATAATATTAATATAGTTTTAGAAAACAATTCAAAACTAGAAGTTGATTTAGTTATTTTAGCTATTGGATTTAGACCAGCTACTCAATTTTTAAATGATTCAAATATTGAAATGTTAAAAAATGGAGCAATTGTAGTTGATAATAAAGGAAGAACTAACTTAGCTGATATTTGATCTTGTGGAGATTGTGCTACTTCAATTCATAGAATCACAAAACAAAATACTTATACTCCACTAGCTACAGTTGCTAGAAAATTTGCTAAAGTTGTTGCTGATGATATTTTAACAATTGATAATCAATATCAAGGAACATTACAAACTGCTATTGTAAAATCATTTGATTCTGAATTAGCTTCAACCGGAATTAATGAATCAACAGCAAAAGAATTAAACTATGAATATAAAACAGTATTTATTAAAGATTATGATCACCCTTCATATTATGCTAATCCAAATCCAACACCTTTAGCATTAAAACTAATTTTAAATACTAAAACTAATACATTAATTGGAGCTCAAATGTATGGAAGTAATTTATCAGTGATGAGAATTAACTTTTTAATTAGTTTAATTTGAAATGAAATTAAAATAGATAATTCATTAACTCAAATAGATTTACCATATGCTCCACCATTTTCAAGAGTAGTAGATATCATACATATTGCTTTAGAAAAATTATTAAAATAA
- the uvrC gene encoding excinuclease ABC subunit UvrC, translating into MKLEQKINLLPNKAGCYLYLNNLKQVIYVGKAKNLKKRVSSYFNRAHNIKTTRLVREIDDINYFVVNNEKESLILEENLIKKYRPKYNILLNDDKAYPYIVITNQKDPTYKYERKYNKKALRNYGPLPLKSNARAILLTLQRLFPLKRCKGNLNKPCLYYHLNQCSGACFKQVDESYYSNQIKQVDKFFKGDISQVKTNLINQMNKASELLQFEQAQKIKEQLASLEFITTKQNVEFNSDKNIDVINYYLDDNRICFVILFYRNGQLTFKDEYVQNYESQEVVELLNSFLQQIYDKNITPDILLIPNEIELLDIDQNILNFTSHSLNKQDQILINLAKQNAIELSNKAKLSNNVNLGSEDEILTTLQQISNIRTYPSYIEMFDISNIYNQFITGACVVYKNAKAIRSEFRKYNIDSTNTSDFDRMKFMIKKRFTKKLETNDTLPDLIIVDGSSAQIKACKQVLEQLNLDIDVIGLVKDDHHKTRALIDIFDQTVEIKQFKKLYNWLSGVQIRVDEYAKSGFRKKYHNQIQDQLLNIKGVGKKTSQELYKHFKTIDNIKNSNFDELNKVVKNKKITQLILDYLND; encoded by the coding sequence ATGAAACTAGAACAAAAAATTAATTTATTACCTAATAAAGCAGGTTGTTATTTATATTTAAATAATTTAAAACAAGTTATATATGTAGGAAAAGCTAAAAATCTTAAAAAAAGAGTTAGTTCTTATTTTAATCGTGCTCATAATATTAAAACTACAAGATTAGTTCGTGAAATTGATGATATTAATTATTTTGTTGTAAATAATGAAAAAGAATCTTTAATTTTAGAAGAAAATTTAATTAAAAAATATCGTCCTAAATATAATATTTTATTAAATGATGATAAAGCTTATCCTTATATTGTAATTACTAATCAAAAAGATCCAACTTATAAATATGAAAGAAAATATAATAAAAAAGCTTTAAGAAATTATGGACCTTTACCATTAAAAAGTAATGCTAGAGCTATTTTATTAACTTTACAAAGATTGTTTCCTTTGAAAAGGTGTAAAGGTAATTTAAATAAACCTTGTTTATATTATCATTTAAATCAATGTTCTGGAGCTTGTTTTAAACAAGTTGATGAGAGTTATTATTCAAATCAAATAAAACAAGTAGATAAGTTTTTTAAAGGTGATATTAGTCAAGTTAAAACTAATTTAATTAATCAAATGAATAAAGCAAGTGAATTGTTACAGTTTGAACAAGCTCAAAAAATTAAAGAGCAACTTGCTAGTTTAGAATTTATTACAACAAAGCAAAATGTTGAGTTTAATAGTGATAAAAATATTGATGTTATTAATTATTATTTAGATGATAATAGAATTTGTTTTGTGATTTTATTTTATAGAAATGGTCAATTAACTTTTAAAGATGAGTATGTTCAAAATTATGAAAGTCAAGAAGTAGTTGAATTATTAAATAGTTTTTTACAACAAATTTATGATAAGAATATTACTCCTGATATTTTATTAATTCCTAATGAAATTGAACTATTAGATATTGATCAAAACATTTTAAACTTTACAAGTCACAGTTTAAATAAACAAGATCAAATTCTAATTAATTTAGCAAAACAAAACGCTATTGAACTATCTAATAAAGCTAAATTATCAAATAATGTTAATCTAGGAAGTGAAGATGAAATTTTAACTACACTTCAACAAATATCAAATATTAGAACATATCCAAGTTATATTGAAATGTTTGATATTTCAAATATTTATAACCAATTTATAACTGGAGCTTGTGTTGTATATAAAAATGCTAAAGCTATTAGAAGTGAATTTAGAAAATATAATATTGATTCAACTAACACTTCTGATTTTGATCGTATGAAATTTATGATTAAAAAAAGATTTACTAAAAAATTAGAAACTAATGATACATTACCTGATCTAATTATTGTTGATGGATCATCAGCTCAAATAAAAGCTTGTAAACAAGTTTTAGAACAATTAAATTTAGATATTGATGTAATTGGATTAGTTAAAGATGATCATCATAAAACTAGAGCATTAATTGATATATTTGATCAAACTGTTGAAATAAAACAATTTAAAAAACTATACAATTGATTGTCTGGCGTTCAAATTAGAGTTGATGAATATGCTAAATCTGGATTTAGAAAAAAATATCATAATCAAATTCAAGATCAATTATTAAATATTAAAGGAGTAGGTAAAAAAACTAGTCAAGAATTATATAAACATTTTAAAACTATTGATAATATTAAAAATTCTAATTTTGATGAGTTAAATAAAGTAGTTAAAAATAAAAAGATTACTCAATTAATATTAGATTATTTGAATGATTAA